From Thalassospira lucentensis, a single genomic window includes:
- a CDS encoding cytochrome-c oxidase, with protein sequence MIRWLFLILALTASPAFANHPGEDLDEVMADKEPYFEVTNTGKVPEIELFNQNQGRFNLSDLDDQILILSFVPRDCGAACAEQQTLLASSQARLNISPMREMVTFITVHSEDFSDTPSWDLVNWRPVMPSSDISAVTVADKFAKLSQRDGSAPMIHIIDRNTRHAGIFHGTSFNQMNLILYVNGLTNAAHPPKPPVEKGWLDQLTDWFSKVGKEP encoded by the coding sequence ATGATCCGGTGGTTGTTTTTGATCCTGGCGTTGACGGCCTCACCTGCTTTTGCGAATCATCCCGGTGAAGACCTTGACGAGGTGATGGCGGATAAAGAGCCATATTTTGAGGTGACAAACACCGGAAAGGTTCCAGAGATAGAACTTTTCAACCAAAATCAAGGTCGCTTTAATTTGAGCGACCTTGATGATCAGATACTTATTTTAAGTTTTGTGCCAAGGGATTGTGGTGCAGCCTGTGCAGAACAGCAAACCCTACTGGCGTCCTCTCAGGCGAGGCTGAATATTAGCCCGATGCGGGAAATGGTCACGTTCATTACCGTTCATTCCGAAGATTTTTCAGATACTCCTTCTTGGGATCTGGTGAACTGGCGGCCTGTTATGCCGTCTTCGGATATCAGTGCTGTAACTGTTGCCGATAAATTCGCCAAATTGAGCCAGCGTGACGGGTCTGCACCGATGATTCATATTATCGATCGGAATACCCGCCATGCCGGTATTTTTCACGGCACGAGTTTCAATCAGATGAATCTGATCCTTTACGTGAACGGATTGACAAACGCTGCCCACCCCCCAAAGCCGCCTGTTGAAAAGGGGTGGCTGGATCAGTTAACAGACTGGTTCTCAAAAGTAGGAAAAGAGCCCTGA
- the merA gene encoding mercury(II) reductase: MNNCCSTDKQEYDLAVIGAGSAGFSAAITAAEQGARVALIGKGMIGGTCVNVGCVPSKTMIRAAEAVHGAGAAARFPGLSGNAHVADWQSLIKAKEDLVSGLRQKKYIDLLPEYDGIDYLEGDVIFNDTGLLLDGKKLVARKTIIATGTSPSFPDIPGIENVPCLTSTTALELDQQPRSLLVIGGGYIGCELAQMFARLGSSVTLVTRSRLLPEAEPEIAASLTQELRNEGVSVRTGLTYERVERKNDKTELTINVDGQAEVLFAEHILVTTGRKPNTNGLGLETAGIEVNSNGGIVVDAYMRTTRPDVYAAGDVTGRDQFVYMAAYGAKLAAINAYNRDEQTYDNTTMPWVVFTDPQVAGVGLSEVQAQKRGFVVKTSVVPLDLVPRSLAARDTRGLIKLIADEATDRLLGAQILAPEGCDSIQTMALAIRFGMTAQELGDTIFPYLTTVEGLKLAAQGFARDVARLSCCAG, translated from the coding sequence ATGAACAATTGTTGTTCGACCGACAAACAGGAATATGACCTTGCTGTCATCGGCGCGGGTTCGGCCGGTTTTTCGGCGGCGATTACGGCCGCTGAACAGGGCGCAAGGGTCGCACTTATCGGCAAGGGAATGATTGGCGGCACATGCGTCAATGTCGGGTGTGTTCCCTCCAAAACCATGATCCGTGCCGCAGAGGCCGTGCATGGTGCGGGGGCCGCTGCGCGTTTTCCCGGCCTCTCCGGAAACGCTCATGTCGCTGACTGGCAGTCCCTGATCAAGGCTAAAGAGGATCTGGTTTCCGGTTTGCGTCAGAAGAAATATATCGATCTGCTGCCCGAATATGATGGTATCGATTATCTCGAAGGGGACGTTATATTTAATGACACCGGTCTTCTGCTTGACGGCAAAAAGCTTGTTGCAAGAAAGACAATCATTGCAACCGGCACATCCCCGTCATTTCCCGATATTCCAGGCATTGAGAATGTCCCCTGTCTGACCAGTACAACGGCACTTGAACTTGATCAGCAGCCACGATCACTTCTCGTGATTGGCGGCGGATATATCGGTTGTGAACTGGCTCAGATGTTTGCACGGCTCGGCAGCTCGGTTACGCTGGTGACACGGTCACGGCTTCTTCCCGAAGCAGAACCGGAAATTGCTGCATCGCTCACTCAGGAGTTAAGGAATGAAGGGGTATCCGTTCGCACGGGCCTCACCTACGAGAGGGTTGAACGGAAGAATGATAAAACGGAACTGACCATTAACGTTGATGGCCAGGCCGAGGTTCTTTTTGCTGAACATATCCTGGTAACGACAGGCCGTAAGCCGAATACAAACGGATTAGGCCTCGAAACGGCCGGAATTGAAGTAAATTCGAATGGCGGAATTGTTGTGGACGCGTACATGCGGACGACGCGTCCTGATGTATATGCTGCGGGCGATGTGACCGGGCGCGACCAGTTCGTTTATATGGCAGCTTATGGCGCCAAACTTGCGGCAATAAATGCCTATAACCGTGACGAACAGACATATGACAACACAACGATGCCCTGGGTTGTCTTCACTGATCCACAAGTTGCTGGCGTAGGTCTCTCCGAGGTTCAGGCACAGAAACGGGGCTTTGTGGTCAAGACATCTGTCGTGCCGCTTGATCTGGTGCCCAGATCACTTGCCGCCCGTGATACACGCGGTTTGATAAAACTCATTGCAGATGAAGCAACTGACCGCTTGCTGGGCGCTCAGATACTGGCACCCGAGGGCTGTGACAGCATTCAGACAATGGCGCTGGCCATACGGTTTGGGATGACCGCCCAAGAACTTGGCGACACGATTTTTCCCTATCTGACCACAGTCGAGGGCCTGAAACTTGCCGCTCAGGGCTTTGCGAGAGATGTCGCCAGACTGTCCTGTTGTGCCGGGTAA
- a CDS encoding DsbE family thiol:disulfide interchange protein translates to MSAVPKKHRPQKHFNRLIYFLPLGIALILGVALAKGLTLDPNTLPSALLGRQVPEFDLPPVKGRMQGLSSTDIKGEVSLVNVFASWCVACREEHPVFMKLARDGTVPLHGLNYKDQPDDAAEWLDSLGDPYTRTGADINGRVAIDWGVYGVPETFVVDAKGNIAYKHVGPVTEKVLAETILPRVEKLRNEASGAGTAEAPR, encoded by the coding sequence ATGAGTGCAGTCCCCAAAAAACATCGCCCGCAAAAGCACTTCAACCGGCTGATCTATTTTCTGCCGCTTGGCATCGCCTTGATATTGGGTGTGGCCCTGGCGAAGGGATTGACTCTTGATCCCAACACACTCCCCTCGGCCCTGTTGGGCAGACAGGTCCCCGAATTTGACCTTCCGCCGGTAAAAGGCCGGATGCAAGGTTTGTCGAGTACGGATATCAAAGGTGAAGTGTCGCTGGTCAATGTTTTTGCCTCCTGGTGTGTCGCGTGCCGTGAAGAACACCCCGTGTTCATGAAACTGGCCCGCGACGGCACCGTTCCACTGCATGGTCTGAACTATAAGGATCAGCCTGACGACGCTGCAGAATGGCTCGATAGCCTTGGCGATCCCTATACGAGAACCGGCGCGGACATTAACGGGCGTGTGGCAATTGACTGGGGCGTCTATGGCGTCCCTGAGACCTTCGTTGTCGATGCAAAAGGGAACATTGCTTACAAGCATGTCGGGCCGGTAACGGAAAAAGTGTTGGCCGAGACCATTCTGCCAAGGGTCGAAAAATTGCGTAATGAGGCCTCAGGTGCCGGAACTGCGGAGGCACCTCGATGA
- a CDS encoding mercuric transporter MerT family protein translates to MNDIKSDDLLSDDGKQTKRGLLATGGVVGAILASACCVAPLLLLMLGVSGAWIGNLTALEPYKPLFATVALIFIGLGFWQVYFKTKPACDDGSYCARPESALITKAALWFSTVLVGLALTINWWAPLFY, encoded by the coding sequence ATGAACGATATCAAATCGGACGACCTGTTGTCGGATGACGGGAAGCAGACAAAAAGAGGTCTGCTTGCAACTGGTGGAGTGGTCGGAGCCATTCTTGCATCCGCCTGCTGTGTCGCACCACTCCTGCTTCTGATGCTGGGGGTGTCGGGGGCCTGGATCGGCAATCTGACGGCTCTTGAACCTTACAAACCACTCTTCGCGACGGTGGCTCTGATATTTATCGGGCTGGGGTTCTGGCAGGTCTATTTCAAGACCAAGCCAGCTTGTGACGACGGGTCTTACTGCGCCCGTCCGGAATCCGCACTGATCACCAAAGCCGCCCTGTGGTTCTCAACCGTGCTGGTGGGATTGGCCCTGACAATCAACTGGTGGGCACCGCTGTTCTATTAG
- a CDS encoding cytochrome c biogenesis CcdA family protein — protein MPELSNIGIISAFAAGLISFLSPCVLPLVPGYISYIAGGASLSTRTEAIRVGRLSSLGFSLCFVLGFTTVFVLLGASATALGQFLLGYRFEMNLIGGGIVILFGLFMLGTLRPAWMMREARFHLDLPGGRVVSAYTLGLAFAFGWTPCIGPVLGAILTVSAASATVSDGIALLTIYSVGLGVPFLLAALFTESLSARLKSIGRFGRFLRAAAALIMIVMGVAMVTGYMSAFAFWLLETFPVLSSIG, from the coding sequence ATGCCTGAACTTTCCAATATCGGCATAATAAGCGCGTTCGCCGCAGGCCTCATCTCGTTTCTCTCGCCATGCGTGCTGCCTCTGGTTCCCGGATATATCTCCTATATCGCGGGTGGTGCCTCTCTTTCGACCAGAACGGAGGCAATCCGAGTTGGTCGATTGTCATCTCTTGGTTTCAGCCTGTGTTTCGTTTTGGGCTTCACCACGGTTTTCGTCCTTCTGGGGGCCAGTGCAACAGCACTTGGTCAGTTCCTGCTCGGATACCGGTTCGAGATGAATCTGATTGGTGGCGGCATTGTCATTCTGTTCGGGCTGTTCATGCTGGGAACGCTCCGTCCGGCGTGGATGATGCGGGAAGCGCGCTTTCATCTTGATCTGCCTGGTGGGCGTGTGGTTTCGGCATATACTCTTGGACTTGCTTTTGCGTTCGGCTGGACGCCGTGTATCGGTCCTGTTCTCGGCGCCATTCTGACCGTCAGCGCCGCGTCGGCAACGGTCAGCGATGGTATTGCATTGCTGACCATATATTCCGTGGGGCTAGGTGTGCCGTTTCTCCTGGCGGCACTGTTCACCGAGAGCCTGTCTGCCAGATTGAAATCCATAGGGCGTTTCGGGCGGTTCCTTCGTGCCGCGGCGGCCTTGATCATGATTGTCATGGGCGTGGCCATGGTGACCGGTTATATGTCCGCCTTTGCGTTCTGGCTGCTGGAAACATTTCCTGTTCTGTCGTCTATCGGCTGA
- a CDS encoding copper chaperone PCu(A)C: MKRTAIALVMTLLTALPVSAESLVEISDAWARATILTSRPGVAYLTITSAAADRLLEITTPVADHVMIHDVVKVDDVRRMRHVMALDVPANRPVTLAPGAMHLMLAGLHEKLREGQKFPMTLRFENAGEISIDVAILGIAAAGPQGETE, translated from the coding sequence ATGAAAAGAACCGCCATCGCCCTCGTTATGACCTTGCTGACAGCACTACCGGTTTCTGCCGAGAGCCTTGTCGAAATATCTGACGCCTGGGCACGTGCCACGATCCTGACATCCCGTCCGGGGGTGGCATATCTTACGATCACAAGTGCTGCGGCCGACCGCCTTCTGGAAATCACCACACCTGTGGCAGACCATGTGATGATACATGATGTCGTCAAGGTCGATGATGTTCGCCGGATGCGACATGTCATGGCTCTGGATGTTCCCGCCAACCGCCCGGTCACTCTGGCGCCGGGGGCAATGCATCTCATGTTGGCGGGATTGCATGAAAAACTCCGTGAAGGACAGAAGTTTCCCATGACATTGCGCTTTGAAAACGCAGGCGAGATTAGCATTGACGTCGCCATTCTTGGCATAGCTGCCGCCGGGCCGCAGGGGGAAACAGAATGA
- the cadR gene encoding Cd(II)/Pb(II)-responsive transcriptional regulator, which translates to MRIGQLARLVEIDTQTIRFYEQQGLLPSVGRRENGYRVYTKKHGQRLRFIRRCRILGLSLAEISELQQHQDEPHQPCNAVNVLLDDHISHVQSQIATLQALEIQLVSLRESCKDGRDVEECGVLSGINDKETHKR; encoded by the coding sequence ATGCGCATTGGTCAGTTGGCACGGTTAGTAGAGATCGACACACAAACAATCCGCTTCTATGAACAGCAGGGCCTATTGCCGTCGGTAGGGCGGAGAGAAAACGGCTACCGCGTCTATACCAAAAAGCATGGTCAACGGTTGAGATTTATCCGTCGCTGCAGAATTCTGGGTCTATCTCTGGCGGAGATTTCCGAACTACAGCAGCATCAGGATGAGCCTCATCAGCCTTGTAATGCGGTCAACGTTTTACTTGATGATCACATATCTCATGTGCAATCACAGATTGCCACTCTACAAGCGCTAGAAATACAACTCGTTTCACTAAGAGAAAGTTGCAAAGATGGACGGGATGTAGAGGAATGTGGCGTTCTTTCTGGGATCAATGATAAAGAGACGCATAAGAGGTAG
- a CDS encoding c-type cytochrome, translating to MIAVSPRSLVTGLMAGVGMALLSGVADAGSTPENLTFLEKPITPEQIALGNDVYAEFCASCHGANLEGQKNWKRRLDTGRMPAPPHDASGHTWRHSDLELYAMTKFGIGAVVPGYESDMPAFEDVLSDEEIIAVLGYIKSVWSDEERAFQHNLNPKDRRAK from the coding sequence ATGATCGCTGTATCGCCTAGATCATTGGTCACCGGATTAATGGCTGGCGTCGGCATGGCTTTGTTGTCCGGGGTAGCGGATGCTGGATCAACGCCCGAGAATCTGACTTTTCTGGAAAAGCCGATCACTCCGGAACAGATTGCACTGGGCAACGATGTCTATGCTGAATTCTGCGCATCGTGCCATGGTGCAAATCTTGAGGGGCAGAAAAACTGGAAGCGCCGCCTTGATACCGGGCGGATGCCTGCGCCGCCGCACGATGCCAGTGGTCATACATGGCGCCATAGCGACCTGGAACTTTATGCGATGACCAAGTTCGGGATTGGCGCTGTCGTGCCGGGATATGAGAGCGATATGCCTGCATTCGAGGATGTGCTGAGTGATGAGGAGATCATCGCGGTACTTGGCTATATCAAGAGTGTCTGGTCGGACGAGGAACGTGCATTCCAGCACAATCTGAATCCTAAAGACAGGAGGGCGAAATGA
- a CDS encoding MerR family transcriptional regulator: MDDHNSGRRLKRAELSKVTGCHLETIRYYEKTGMMPDPRRSKTGYRLYDETHVSRLRFILRARDLGFSIEDIRGLLTLIDGQLQTCSEVKQRTESHLADVRTKIDDLKRIEQVLAETAAQCSGKDVPECPVLEALFHV, translated from the coding sequence ATGGACGATCACAATTCCGGGAGGCGACTAAAGCGAGCAGAATTGTCGAAGGTGACAGGCTGTCATCTTGAAACGATCCGCTATTATGAAAAGACCGGCATGATGCCCGATCCGCGGCGCAGCAAAACGGGTTACAGGCTGTATGACGAAACACATGTTTCCCGGTTGCGGTTTATCCTGCGCGCCCGTGATCTGGGTTTTTCGATTGAAGATATCCGGGGGTTGCTGACTCTTATAGATGGTCAGTTGCAAACATGTTCGGAGGTCAAACAGCGTACGGAAAGCCATCTTGCTGACGTGCGCACAAAAATTGATGACCTGAAACGGATCGAACAGGTTTTGGCGGAAACAGCAGCTCAATGTTCAGGAAAAGATGTGCCTGAGTGCCCTGTTCTGGAAGCCTTGTTCCACGTTTGA
- a CDS encoding DUF411 domain-containing protein: protein MRKFVILTGVAVLAVAGSAALTMFPPGKGEAQENVTVAGERSKSITIYRDPNCGCCDAYGEYLETNGYQVTRVDDRDFAKRSVAAGVPEQGLGCHLAEIDGYVVSGLVPAEIIERMLDERPEITGITLPGMPPNAPGMAPEKTGTLKTYAFGEGGIAVYANE, encoded by the coding sequence ATGAGAAAATTTGTGATTTTGACAGGTGTTGCGGTCCTGGCTGTTGCCGGAAGTGCTGCACTTACAATGTTCCCTCCGGGAAAAGGAGAGGCGCAAGAGAACGTGACGGTAGCTGGTGAGAGAAGCAAATCGATCACAATTTATCGGGATCCGAACTGCGGATGCTGTGATGCCTACGGCGAATATCTTGAGACCAATGGATATCAGGTTACCCGTGTCGATGATCGCGATTTCGCCAAGCGATCCGTTGCCGCCGGTGTCCCGGAGCAAGGGCTGGGCTGCCATCTGGCCGAGATTGACGGATATGTCGTCAGCGGGCTGGTTCCTGCCGAGATCATTGAACGGATGCTTGATGAACGCCCGGAAATAACGGGTATTACGCTGCCCGGCATGCCACCGAACGCGCCGGGCATGGCACCTGAAAAAACCGGGACGCTGAAAACTTATGCCTTCGGAGAGGGCGGCATTGCCGTTTACGCCAATGAATGA
- a CDS encoding TlpA disulfide reductase family protein, which produces MKSLLVYMNLKVGFAAGIILVVVTTLTIVSLRNEKNAPHQATDNARQLQHRSFVMHDVPRPLPGFGFEDAEGRPVTLSDFEGTVVLLNVWAIWCVPCREEMPTLDALQAELGNSVFKVIALSIDRAGADVVQDFYSEIGIRNLDLFIDPTMKTTTALGIPGLPTTLLIDRNGRELGRLVGPTEWATAEMIDFLKSHIYTD; this is translated from the coding sequence ATGAAGAGCCTCTTGGTGTATATGAACCTGAAAGTGGGGTTTGCCGCTGGCATCATACTGGTGGTTGTTACCACATTGACCATAGTTTCGTTACGCAACGAGAAGAATGCCCCCCATCAGGCGACGGACAATGCAAGGCAGCTTCAACACCGCTCGTTTGTCATGCATGATGTTCCCCGGCCTCTTCCCGGGTTCGGGTTTGAGGATGCCGAAGGTCGGCCTGTGACACTGAGTGATTTTGAGGGAACGGTCGTCTTGCTGAATGTCTGGGCGATCTGGTGTGTTCCTTGCCGCGAGGAAATGCCAACCCTGGATGCCTTGCAGGCCGAACTTGGCAATTCGGTCTTCAAAGTTATCGCTTTGTCAATCGACCGGGCCGGAGCGGATGTCGTGCAGGATTTCTATAGCGAAATCGGCATCCGGAATCTGGACCTCTTCATCGATCCAACCATGAAAACCACGACGGCTCTGGGCATCCCCGGTTTACCGACGACGCTTCTGATTGACAGGAACGGCCGCGAGCTTGGTCGACTTGTCGGACCGACCGAATGGGCGACAGCAGAGATGATAGATTTTCTTAAATCCCACATCTACACCGATTGA
- a CDS encoding cation transporter, with protein MSIFCDSLSGSDAPPPSNTDEPNAFEASEQWISIYAVPKMDCPSEERIIRLALNGLKEIQTLSFDLSNHQLEVVHNGEVAAITTKLETLGLGATLQESTAADPETIKTAEASTTSIKQEAGTLRWLLGINALLFLIEMISGLAAQSTGLISESLDNFADAAVYGLALYAVGHSIRMQVRAAHLAGVLQLILAVGALAEVVRRFVFGSEPESLVMMAIAFVALIANASCLLLISKHREGGAHMKASWIFSANDVVINLGVITAGVLVAWTGSNYPDLIIGTIAGVIVLNGAKRILAIKG; from the coding sequence ATGAGTATATTCTGTGATAGCCTTTCTGGTAGTGATGCACCTCCGCCATCGAATACCGATGAACCGAACGCCTTCGAAGCATCAGAGCAATGGATCAGTATTTATGCAGTGCCAAAAATGGACTGCCCGTCAGAAGAACGAATAATCCGCCTCGCCCTGAATGGCCTTAAGGAGATTCAGACCTTGTCCTTCGACTTGTCGAACCACCAGTTGGAGGTCGTACACAATGGCGAAGTTGCCGCTATCACTACAAAGTTGGAGACCTTGGGGCTAGGCGCTACGCTTCAGGAAAGCACCGCAGCCGATCCAGAGACCATCAAGACCGCCGAAGCCTCAACTACCTCTATCAAACAAGAAGCAGGCACCCTGCGCTGGTTGCTTGGCATCAATGCACTCCTATTTCTAATAGAAATGATTTCCGGCCTGGCAGCCCAGTCCACTGGCCTAATTAGTGAGTCTCTTGATAATTTCGCAGATGCGGCGGTATACGGGCTCGCCCTTTATGCTGTTGGGCATAGCATAAGAATGCAGGTGCGTGCCGCGCATCTTGCTGGTGTTCTGCAGCTAATTCTGGCTGTTGGAGCACTAGCGGAGGTGGTGAGACGCTTTGTATTTGGCAGTGAGCCTGAATCGTTGGTGATGATGGCTATCGCATTCGTCGCATTGATTGCCAATGCCAGTTGTCTGCTGCTCATATCCAAACATCGGGAGGGCGGGGCGCACATGAAGGCAAGCTGGATATTCTCGGCCAATGACGTGGTGATCAATCTGGGGGTCATCACCGCCGGCGTTTTGGTCGCGTGGACCGGGTCCAATTATCCCGACCTGATCATCGGCACCATCGCCGGGGTCATTGTACTGAACGGCGCCAAACGCATTCTGGCTATCAAGGGTTAA
- a CDS encoding SCO family protein, with protein sequence MTSHNFNRLRFVRSILWGMVVLAALLFGGAYIFQASDHKQMSSGAEGTGEAAIHSDFSLTDHQGNRVTEASFPGRWQLVFFGFTHCPDVCPTTLAYMADALDRMGPEADRVAPLFITIDPVRDTPDVMAEYVGAFHPALIGLTGSEKDVAAAAEAFRVYSEKLDDDTAPDGYLMAHSGHIYLMAPDGRYQTVFREGDQSAEDMAIRVLAIMNGNTI encoded by the coding sequence ATGACATCGCATAATTTCAACCGGTTACGTTTCGTCCGTTCTATATTATGGGGGATGGTTGTTCTTGCTGCCCTACTCTTTGGCGGCGCATATATCTTTCAGGCTTCCGACCACAAGCAGATGTCGTCGGGGGCCGAAGGGACGGGAGAAGCCGCAATTCACTCCGATTTTTCCTTGACCGATCATCAGGGAAACCGTGTAACCGAAGCAAGCTTCCCGGGGCGTTGGCAACTTGTCTTTTTCGGCTTCACACACTGCCCTGATGTTTGTCCGACCACACTGGCCTATATGGCAGATGCGCTTGACCGAATGGGGCCTGAAGCAGACCGCGTGGCACCGTTATTCATTACTATTGATCCGGTACGCGATACGCCTGACGTCATGGCGGAATATGTCGGGGCCTTTCATCCGGCCCTGATCGGGTTGACCGGCAGCGAAAAGGATGTTGCCGCAGCCGCCGAAGCCTTCCGGGTCTATTCCGAAAAGCTGGACGACGATACCGCACCGGACGGCTATTTGATGGCCCATTCCGGGCATATATATCTGATGGCACCGGATGGCCGTTACCAGACTGTCTTTCGGGAAGGAGACCAGTCGGCAGAAGACATGGCAATCCGGGTTCTTGCGATCATGAACGGGAATACAATATGA
- a CDS encoding plastocyanin/azurin family copper-binding protein produces MPNFKNSLMRRVSVSTFILGALVGLQSPAFAGAGHSGGHNDGVEIGAPGDISDVRRTIRITMEDNFYDKEKIVVRGGETVRFLVENKGEFVHEFNIGTAAMHADHQKEMMMMMEHGALEADKINMDMMEMDMGNGETMKHNDPNSVLLEPGDSAEVIWTFPKDAELEFACNVPGHYESGMVGKVRLQ; encoded by the coding sequence ATGCCCAACTTCAAGAATTCCCTTATGCGTCGCGTTAGCGTTTCAACCTTTATTCTTGGCGCGCTTGTCGGTCTTCAGTCACCTGCCTTTGCGGGTGCGGGTCATAGTGGCGGTCATAATGATGGCGTCGAAATCGGAGCGCCTGGCGATATCTCTGATGTTCGCCGGACAATTCGGATCACGATGGAAGACAATTTCTATGACAAGGAAAAGATTGTTGTTCGCGGCGGCGAAACCGTTCGTTTTCTAGTCGAAAACAAGGGTGAATTCGTTCACGAGTTCAACATTGGCACCGCAGCCATGCACGCGGACCATCAAAAAGAAATGATGATGATGATGGAACATGGGGCCCTTGAAGCAGACAAAATCAACATGGACATGATGGAAATGGACATGGGGAACGGCGAAACCATGAAGCACAACGATCCGAACAGCGTGCTTCTGGAGCCGGGTGATTCTGCCGAGGTGATCTGGACCTTCCCGAAAGACGCAGAACTTGAATTTGCGTGCAATGTCCCGGGTCACTACGAGAGCGGCATGGTCGGTAAAGTTCGCCTGCAGTAA
- the merF gene encoding mercury resistance system transport protein MerF yields the protein MRGNTIFKTGIVGTIFAVICCFTPILVVSFGALGLSAWLGWIDYVLIPGLLLFIALALYGYRQRARARACCETDTQPTTRKGK from the coding sequence ATGCGTGGCAACACCATTTTCAAAACCGGGATCGTCGGAACAATTTTTGCTGTGATCTGCTGTTTCACACCAATCCTTGTTGTCTCGTTCGGGGCCCTTGGACTCTCGGCATGGCTGGGCTGGATAGACTATGTCCTCATACCCGGATTACTCCTGTTCATTGCCCTGGCACTGTACGGCTACCGACAACGAGCCCGTGCGCGCGCTTGCTGCGAGACCGATACACAACCAACCACCCGGAAAGGAAAATAA
- a CDS encoding heavy-metal-associated domain-containing protein produces the protein MKRTGIILAGAFALGLAVIYPGGYLPTAALAASATAQDEQTTVFDIENMTCALCPVTVKTAMEAVTGVEAVDVNFDKKTATVTFDPSVANVETIGIASTNAGYPAKARD, from the coding sequence ATGAAACGAACAGGCATTATTCTGGCCGGGGCATTTGCCCTGGGACTGGCTGTCATATATCCGGGAGGCTACCTCCCAACTGCGGCGCTTGCTGCCAGCGCCACAGCGCAGGATGAACAAACAACCGTTTTCGACATCGAAAACATGACCTGCGCCCTGTGTCCGGTGACGGTCAAAACCGCGATGGAAGCCGTCACCGGCGTAGAGGCCGTAGACGTCAACTTCGATAAAAAAACCGCAACTGTCACCTTCGACCCGTCAGTCGCCAATGTGGAAACCATCGGGATCGCTTCGACAAATGCCGGTTATCCGGCCAAGGCGCGGGATTAA